cagcgagtattcatcttttcttatactttcttgccttcctcttctccttctctttatttctttttccttcccactctcttctttttctttctttcttttcttcttttttttttttttttgattgaccggtgttgcttctttttccctttttcttttctcatcattttttttttttagcaatggacgccgaagcaacgcggatgctcgctaggggcatgagagctcagaagagaaagggcgcggtggcctccggatcggcgaagagggccagggcggaggagacgagcttggccgcgcccgtccaggcggctccggccatcgacattccttcagatgccgagccagtggccccccgagcttcctcgaggagcccgccgactggggcccccgcttcgggggttcgccccacggaggcgtcTGCCGCGGGgaagaggaggaaatcggtggctcgcagggcgagtagccaccgagctgctgcagacgagtccgtctgctccgaggggggatcggagaaccccttcaacgacaaggacctgatcaggcggctgctcgatggctgcatcctgtccgacgttgtggagaggatcgatcgtgccgatcccgagcagcgggcttgggactctttggggtccttcctcgaggtaagcagatatttatttacacggtcactcggcctttgttgtaattctctaaccatccttgcagattgggcaccagctcttcgcctatgtcgaggcgacgagccacatgagaagggacctccttcaggcggaggaacgccgtCAGGCTGAGgtggctcgcctccaagcgaagacggccgaagtagccgccctctaggaggccctggaaagagagaggcaagcccgggaggaggagagacaagcccgggaagaggagagacggatcttggaggagtcggcgaggaaggcggaagcCGAGgttgcccatttggtcgagcaaactccggttctggtttcggaggccagggcccttgcggtggaggagttcaaggcttccgcggagatgagggaactgaacgtccagttcggccaggaggcgttcactaaggggttcgagctctgccaagaaaaggtggccagcagataccccgacctcgatctcggctttcttgaggagtctgaagatgaggccggcccctcgtccgccaccaccgcagtcgcaccccccgcgtcgagttctccacctcctgcccctgaggtctgagacctctgatcttgcgcccttgttttgtcgccatatttcttttttgcttgtctttaaaattattcaaccaataaagtcgaatttcttgttgtggatggcttcttcttccccctcctccctctttctgcttttcttcttgcaatgagtcgatctttaatgcttgcaccttccgatggcagtgccctgccgaagcactccccttgcccctgggggtcccgctgaaatcgataatccagcggttgaaaaaggaggtcctccacctgacgaagaagttgaagaagtcggaaggcgagccccgcaagtcgagagaatgccattccgaagccgccgctgaggccgtccactttaggagtctccaagtgaaggcaatcatggattacagtcggaggaaggcgaacttcacaaaggagctcgaggaatgcaagaagagcaccagtgaccgaatttgggctcaagaagtcaggatcagcgcccttaaggtggaactatcagctgcgaagaggaagatcgaccatctggaaggaagctcatcccggctcttggcccgggttgatgatgaacagaagtggtcgcagaaggtctccgacctccaacagcagcttcaagacgccgagatgagtcaTGACgtacagcgggccagctggcgctggcaagtggaagagtacaaagggagattccagaagacggctgacgaggtcgttcgtctccagaggcagctggttaatagggtgcagcttacttccgcccaagataccgaagagctccaagccctgagaggcactgtcgaagggatttctgtcttccttggggagaagacagccgagctgcaacaagtgaagattcagctggcacttgagcggaaggccgttgtAGATGCgaaggcggagtctgaagttttgcggaagtggcgtcgagaagcggaggctgagagccagcaacttcgtcgggcgctccaggacacgctgcggaagagggaagaactagaagaagcaatggagaacctgaagcagtcctggttgagggatggagtagataaccctaggtcggagggagcaggacctccttagagctcttttgtctttgtgtctcatcatgtagttactttctttttgtcgttttgtccttctttccttggctgTCCTGGCCTTGCAgtatgtatatcggaaatggaaaaaagagcgttttgcgttatcttgtccacgcgtagcactgatattgtcgtctgttgaacctttcttgtcgttcggCTTGcttgacgtagatgtcgtcgtgggggggggctttttcctttcatccgaccttgttacgaggccgagtttcgccaccattattaaccctcgctgcagaagtggcggatggagcccggcttccgtaggagtccgggcgaagtcttccttggcgtaggaacccggctcccgtaggagtccgggtgaagtcttccttggcataggaacccggctcccgtaggagtccgggtgaagtcttccttggcggcggaatccggctcccgtaggagtccgggcgaagtcttccttggcgtaggaacccggctcccgtaggagtccgggcgaagtcttccttggcgtaggaatccggctcccgtaggagtccgggccttccattttgctcgagccggtgtgaggttctcctctcgttaccagcctggcttgtgggggcgcgttagggcgccgtaaggcctctcccccctccggtctaaaagaaccgggccttcaactttgctcatgtcaggacaaggttctcctccttttcctgacatggccgtgggggcatattagggtgttgcaaggcctctccccccatccggtctaaaagaaccgagccttcaacttcgctcatgtcaggatgaggttctcctcctgttcctgacatggctgtgggggcacattagggcgttgcaaggcctctccccccatccggtctaaaagaaccgggcctttgactttgctcaagttagggcgaggttttcctcctgtccctaacagggctgtgggggcacattagggcgttgtaaggcctctccccccatccggtctaaaagaaccgggcctttgactttgctcatgtcaggacgaggttctcctcctgttcctgacaaggctgtgggggcacattagggtgttgtaaggcctctccccccatccggtctaaaagaaccgggcttttgactttgctcatgccaggacgaggttctcctcctgttcctgacatggctgcatTTTtgaagggatcatatccagtcataatacatccatgcttggtgggaggggcacgttaggcagaaaaaaaagtagattcaaggcgaaatagtaagtgatacatttacagttttcccactcctccttgaggccctccggtgatggagtcgatggtcccgatgggaggtcggtccccgggttgctcctcccttttctgcggttcaggcggtgggagggcttttggccggtctcctctaccctcaggcctgcggcggatgaatctgtcgagtcgacctcgccgaatgagctcctcgatctcgtcctggagctggatgcattcctccgtgtcgtggccgtggtcgcggtggtagaggcagaacttgttggggttgcgcttcccggggtgtgtgcgcatcctctccggcctagggagctgctccctgacctccatcagtacctgggccttcgaggcgttgaggggggcgtagttgcggaatttccctggtggggaaccccgccgaaacctgctatccgggcttctctgcctgcgtgcccggggtggagtatgggcgcgcttatgtccaggaggggatcgggagcgaggccgggcttcctttgaccTCTTCTCAactacgggcttactcgaatctcccgcctgacgctcccttgctgtctcttcgtccttcattttgaaggcttcttccgctcgggcgtatccttcagcccgagccagtaaatcggcaaaatccctggggtacttcttctccagggagtacaaaagatcattcttctgaaggccacctttcagggcggccatggcaactgactggtccaagttccggacctccaacgccgcgatattgaagcggttgacgtaggcccgtatggactccccttccctctgcttgatgttgatgagggactccgaacccttccggggacgccggctgctgacaaaatgggccacaaattggtggctcatttgatcgaaggaaaagatggtacccgacttcagagccgagtaccagttccttgctgctcccttcaaagtagacgggaaagcccggcacaagatggcgtcaggagcgccgtgaagcagcatcatcgttcggaaggcctccagatgatcaaccagatccgacgtcccgtcgtagctttcgaactggggaagcttgaagttcgacgggatcggttcctgcataatcatttgggagaagggagggtcagtgcaaatatcctcaccgtaagtggggggcacgtggcggagttcttcaatccgccggttcatctcctggagcttccggtccagaaaatcctctcgacttcgagtctcgagggtcctttggcagaacgggggcagggatcttccaggggtggagtcgtgatccgattgagggctctctaccctcggattcgccttctcgggaaggacggggcggctggcccaggtggcccgtccTGCCGTcgagttctggcattccggagatgccccctccggatgcgccgatgcctgtggttgctgctgctgcattgcttgtacggcttcgacgaggcctttgacctgctgcgccagcaagtcaaactgctccgcgtcgaccgccgccgccggagggggaggaggaggaggctgagaaacgggaggggaggccggagcctgagatctggccgcggaggccgtggaccgccgggtggacgccttgcgcggaggcatcgagtgtcgatctcgcagggaatgattaggagtgggtgacagagaaacggtcggaggcggctccgttgaacactcctttaagaacaagggtgctgcgaagacacagccccttcctctagcgccaatcctgttggtgcaaaaatctgcttgcgccgtagaagctggagtcagggaagctgcggtcgccgccgggacctgcaagggaagtctaaaccggaggtggggttgctccggcaagaccctccgacgctcaagtcagttctctgcctcaacaagaatggagtgctcgaacggagaatttagcagagtttggagataagaaatgagcttagagaataacatatctgagtcccccttttataggcggagggggcaacggattgatggcgacacctgtaaccgtctggtcgtgggccgcccgtggtcagggaaatttattgcgagaggtagtggagcggaatcgtggccatcaccgcagctcgccacgtggaatcagttgcagggattggagcagcgcccgttgtcgtgacttgccagcggatgggagaatcgcccggtatccgtcgcaggaggtggagcaggtttgtggccgttatcgtggcctgccagggggtagtggagctgtgcggaatccgccacaggaagtggggcagggcggcgacggttactgtggcttgtcagggaatgatggagctgcacggaatccgtcacaggaagtggagcagggtcgtggccgttttggtggcctgccagggggcgcggatctgttgattgaagctcggcagcggtcggagcccgatctctgtagaggtccgggagaggtcctcctggcggttggggtcgtgggtggaacccgacttccgtgggagtccgggcggaaccctctcggagctgaagttgcgggcggaacccggctcccgtaggagtccgggcggagtctgcttgcggctgcagttgttggcgtcgaggatgaagcccggctcccataagagtacgggcgaagtcctcctgtaattaaaattaaaggcgaagtccggctctcgtaggagtccggacggggcttaccagcggttgatgctgaggacgaagcccggctcccgtaggagtccgggcggagctgtgctgtggttgatgtcggcggtggagcccggctcccgtgggagtccgggcggagctgttccgaagtcggcggcggagcccggctcccataggagcccgggcggagctacgctgcaatcaaagttaaaggtgaagtccggctcccgtaggagtccggacggagtttaccagcagttgataccgaggcggagcccggctcccgtaggagtccgggcggagctgttctgcagttgatgttggaggcggagcccggctcccgtatgagtccgggcggagctattctgcaatcaaagttaaaggtgaagtccggctcccgtaggagtccggacagagtttaccagcagttgatatcgaggcggagcccggctcccgtaggagtccgggcggagctgttctgcagttgatgttggaggcggagcccggctcccgtatgagtccgggcggagctgttctgcaatcaaagttaaaggtgaagtccggctcccataggagtccggacggagtttaccagcagttgataccgaggcggagcccggctcccgtaggagtccgggcggagctgttctgcagttgatgttggaggcggagcccggctcccgtatgagttcgggcggagctgttctgcaatcaaagttaaaggtgaagtccggctcccgtaggagtccggacggagtttaccagcagttgataccgaggcggagcccggctcccgtaggagtccgggcggagctgttctgcagttgatgttggaggcggagcccggctcccgtaggagtccgggcggagctgttctgaagtcggcggcggagcccggctcccgtaggagtccgggcggagctgtgctgctgtcggcggtggagtccgggcggagctgttctgatgtcggcggcggagcccgacccccgtaggagtccggacggagctgttctgaagtcggcggcggagcccggctcccgtaggagtccgggcggagctgttctgatgttggcggcggagcccgacccccgtaggagtccggacggagctgtgccgttgccgattccgccgagggtttcggctgtgggtattttatacccaacagataggataaaaatcggatcggataccaccatatccatatccatatttattttgtctgacgaatacaaatatggatatggatattatttagatacaaaaatttatattcatatttattttaaacggatacagatacaattcggatactaaaagtatgaatataattacagatattatttagataatttaactttatgactacaaaattaaagatattattaaatgatgataaattaaattaataacatatttatatagttgtatatttCTCTTAAAACTTAATAAGTGCTACATAAAATTATATAGGGTTACATGTACATTCGAATACTCAGATACGGATcggatagttatctatccatatccatatctattttctttgacggatatagatacggatattagtcggatcctcaaatttctatctatatttgaattgattcagatataaaaatagatccaGATGGATAATATCTATACCATTTTTACCCTTACCTATAAATTTGATACACAATTAAAAATGCTATGGGATGCATATTTAAACAGGAGCTGCCTTTGCTCCTTGCATGAACTTTGGGAGAGCCTTCATTTATTCCTCGTTACTTGAAGACAAAAAGCACACTTGCACAATTTTATGCATCGATGGCGCCTGCAATGCTACCAAGAGATTTGATACACAATTAAAAATGTTATGGGATGTATATTTAAACAAGAGCTGCCTTTGCTCCTTGCATGAACTTTGGGAGAGCTTTCATTTATTCCTCGTTACTTGAAGACAAAAAGCACACTTGCACAATTTCATGCGCCGATGGCGCCTGCAATGCTACCAAGAGATTATCCCTTTATTTCATACAAAGAATAGATTGAAAGATGAATAAAGAAGCAAAGATAGATGAGAGAAaagattatataaatatttaattttaatttaatttaattaattaaatattttataagttagttgtatatgaatttatttacttatatatatcaattatataaattattaattaatttataatttaatttaaatagttcattaattttatgtaaatagttaactaaaaataataaatataaataaaaaataaaaatttattctaattacttacttataattataaaaattatgcacaagaattaaataattattaatgaaaTTTAATAGAATAAGATTATtagtatagataaaataaaaatatacataaataaaatgaatgaaaaagtgaaaaaatgtgttatagttttgtcaaaaaaaataaaaaagggatAATGTTGCCAATACTGAAACTAATCCCTTATATATTTCATCCACCCTTCTTACATCCTTCCAATTTTGAAAGATGCAAATTCATAGACCAAGGTGAATAAGCAATCTCTCCTTATCATCCATATCATTCTTAAAATGTTTTGAACCCAATGGTAAATGAAGACCATCTATCTTTTCAATACCATCCATCCTTTCTCTCATAATCTTAACCAAACATAGGGTATGAGTATGGTAGAATTACTGATCAACAACATATAGAATAATAGATGGGCAGAAGCTCctgatttgatataaaaaatcacAACCATATACCTAATTACAATCAACAAGCCTTGTTGTTTCGGTAAAACCaatgaacaaataaaaaaaagaaagatcgtCTATCTTTTCAATACCATCCATCCTCCCTCTAATAATCTTAACCAAACATAGGGTATGAGTATGGTAGAATTGCTGGTTGACAATATATAGAATAATAGGTGGGCAGCAGCTCctgttttgatacaaaaaaatcgCAACCATATACCTGATTACAATCAACAAGCCTTGTTGTTTCAGTATAACAAATGAACGAACAAAAAACAGAACTTGGATTTATACCAGCAAGAGGAGTACAAAGCACTCATGATGCTTGGGTAAAGTTGATAAACCTGCAATTACTAATATCATCCTAGAATCCACTTAGCATTAGCAGAGGCAACCCAAGGTGCAGATTTATAAATGCAGCATTATGATGGCACAACAAAAGAATGAAATAATCAGTTAATCAGATCATAGAAACCAAAATTTGTAATTTTACTGACCATGATCGGTTCACAAAATGCAGTCAACTGACAAACTGGTGATTTTCCCTGCATCCAAATGCATTCAACCAACAAAATGGCTAAAAATGAGGCCATCAGTCATGCCCCAAAGCCTAAAATTCAGTCAACTATGAGAAACAAACACCCTTTACAAAATGAGCTGGCTTTCAGACATCATTACTTTAAACATGAGCAATTGAGTTAAGGATTCCTTTTCCTGTCATAGAAGCATAAGAAAACTAAACATCTTCATGGCTTGTCAGGGCGCTTCCTTAGTCTGCCAGCAATACAGTCAGGGCTTCTTTTCACAAATGCAGCTGGTTCCTTTGCCTTCTTATTCTTGGTTCTAAGCTTCGTAACACTTTCCACAGCAAGATTGCCTACAGTACGCAGATCTGAAGCATTCAATTGACTATTCTCGCTAAAGTCATTGATGTTCTGTTCATGAGGTTCCAACTTCACACCATCCTCCAAGGACCTTTTGGGATGGGATGAGTCTTTTGCAACAGTAAGGTGCATTAACTTTTCTGAAGATTCTTCTTGGGTACATTCTGAGTCCTCCGCCTCCTTACTCTTGCCTCTAAGCTTTATGACATTTTCCTCTTCAATATTGCTAACAATATGCATATCGGAACTATCGAATCCACCATTCTTACTGCAGTCATTGCCATTCTTTTCATAGGACCCCAACTTCATGCCATCCTGTAAATCCAGGGGTTTTTCCAGATGGGGTGAGTCTTCTGCATCAGCAAAGTGTGGTGAATTTCTCAAAGGCACTAGTTGGGCAGATTCTGAGTCCCTCGAGTCTCTTTGTGACCTGCGAGTTTGAATAAGATAATGTGCTACTGACCTAAACCCCAGTTGTAATACCTGCATAAAAAAATATCAGGAATGAAAATTAAGATAATGCCAAGAACTTGCACGTTAAAGTATTTGAACATATTTGGAAATATCAGATTACAGAACTGGAGATCACATGAGTATGGAGGACAATTTCTAGTGCTTTCATATTGAACCCTAGAAGCCTTGGGACATATTGAAAGAGAAGCATCAACATTTACTTTCTTGTAAAGAGGACCAGTGGGAGCCCATCCCTTCTTGATTCGACAGAGGCTGCAGTTGCAGATTCCCCGACAAACTGGACATATCCACTTGGGATTCTTGTTAACTTCCAGGACATTCTCACCATATCTGCATATTTTTTAACATAACCAATGATGGTTGATAAGATGAATAGGTTTATATTTACTAAAGGGAGATAGAATCACAGTGGAACAGTTCATTTCCTATGGTGGATTACCATCACTGAAAAGGAAAGTATCTCAACTTGAAGCCTAAACTAGGCTTACTTCATACTTCTGAACGTGCCTGCAAGCTCAGGATCACATATTTGAAACTGGATCTACttagattgtgacaaaactcATGTTGGCAGGATCTTCAAGAATGAGATCTCTTCATGTCACTATGGTGCACCATGAGCTGATTTACTTACTTAGACAGATGACAGATTTCCTGAGAAGAGAGAATGTACTACTTCTTTTATTGGCATGGACATCCACATGAGGTATCATTTGAAATATATGGTGGACATAGAAAAAGAAATGCTTCATCATACCCCATCAGAGTTGGGTCAGGGAGACAAGAACTAGTTAAGTACAGTAAGGTCTACATTTGGTGGGCCTCCAAGAAAAAGCACCCACGTGCTCTTACAGATCATACGTGTCATTTAATTAAGCAATCATGTTAAGTATGGAATGCCAAACCACTGTACCACCCAGTTCAGGTGGTACTTAACATTACCTGGCCCGAACAAGGGCAGTTCGGTCTCTTGGTTCAGTAAATGCACTGAGCTAGTGCAAACCTTCTAATACAGGACTGAGCCGTCCATTCCAAACAGTTTGAGGGCTGAACTAGCCTAATAACCTTTAAAACATGCCCCACCCCTGTCCGATTCCACTCTAGAATTCCCACTCACCTTGCATGAGCTCT
This genomic window from Elaeis guineensis isolate ETL-2024a chromosome 13, EG11, whole genome shotgun sequence contains:
- the LOC105034836 gene encoding uncharacterized protein isoform X2; amino-acid sequence: MVTTRKRAAAAEVLASPKKRSGKEPRRRSPSLPLLHPPSAAEGGSGYEKFREERIKENLERMQRLGILQLKSQLDPIVHYDPSKRPNHQKKVAQPSSGLDKTLAPPRRSSRQKTLGHRTHCSKCKLVQGQFCGDCLYMRYGENVLEVNKNPKWICPVCRGICNCSLCRIKKGWAPTGPLYKKVLQLGFRSVAHYLIQTRRSQRDSRDSESAQLVPLRNSPHFADAEDSPHLEKPLDLQDGMKLGSYEKNGNDCSKNGGFDSSDMHIVSNIEEENVIKLRGKSKEAEDSECTQEESSEKLMHLTVAKDSSHPKRSLEDGVKLEPHEQNINDFSENSQLNASDLRTVGNLAVESVTKLRTKNKKAKEPAAFVKRSPDCIAGRLRKRPDKP
- the LOC105034836 gene encoding uncharacterized protein isoform X1 encodes the protein MVTTRKRAAAAEVLASPKKRSGKEPRRRSPSLPLLHPPSAAEGGSGYEKFREERIKENLERMQRLGILQLKSQLDPIVHYDPSKRPNHQKKVAQPSSGLDKTLAPPRRSSRLQNVTPVSYAEIHKKKDENLVKNRSVLPEKGANEEVYTDEHEKLLGTCETTWILFVDGCGKDGRRIYDQIKGKTCHQCRQKTLGHRTHCSKCKLVQGQFCGDCLYMRYGENVLEVNKNPKWICPVCRGICNCSLCRIKKGWAPTGPLYKKVLQLGFRSVAHYLIQTRRSQRDSRDSESAQLVPLRNSPHFADAEDSPHLEKPLDLQDGMKLGSYEKNGNDCSKNGGFDSSDMHIVSNIEEENVIKLRGKSKEAEDSECTQEESSEKLMHLTVAKDSSHPKRSLEDGVKLEPHEQNINDFSENSQLNASDLRTVGNLAVESVTKLRTKNKKAKEPAAFVKRSPDCIAGRLRKRPDKP